Part of the Solibacillus sp. FSL R7-0668 genome, TTTACTTGGATGGACTGGTATTACTGTAAATAGTTTTGGTTATCTAGATATTATCTATTTGTTATTCAATATTTCAGGCGGAGTATTAAGTATATTTATATTAAGGTACACAGTAAATTTTGTTCGCTCATATAAATTAAATAGCCAAACAAAAATTGTCGAATAAAATATACAAATCCATACAAAATAACGTTCCCAAATTAAAGTTTGGGAACACACAAAAAGGCGACAAACACTGTTAAATCAGTGTTTGTCGCCTTTTTAGTGGAACATTCGTTATACAGCTTTTTATGCAGTTTTCTACAAACCCATGAATACCAGCAATTTGAGCGTGATTTTGGGCAGGTTGCAGCTGGAGCCTTGTGCATAAAATCATGCATATTTTTAGCCTAATTTTATGACAGCTTTCACGAACATTTTAACCATAATGGTCTTTTGCGGAATAAATATAAAGCATGTCATTGGCTATGCGATAAATTAAACGATGTTCATCTGTAATACGACGGGACCATTTCCCTGACAATTCATATTTTAAAGGTTCAGGCTTCCCAATCCCTTCAAATGGATTGCGGTCAATGTCCTTGATTAATCGATTTATTTTTTTAATGGTGCTTTTATCTCCTTGATCATGCCAGTACATATAGTCTGCCCAAGCAT contains:
- a CDS encoding Txe/YoeB family addiction module toxin; protein product: MIKVWSDDAWADYMYWHDQGDKSTIKKINRLIKDIDRNPFEGIGKPEPLKYELSGKWSRRITDEHRLIYRIANDMLYIYSAKDHYG